The genomic interval TATGGATAGTGCAAGGCTGAGTGTGGAGTAGGCAAAGGCTAGTGTGTTCACCACTATGAAGTACCTGTTCAATGTTCATGACACATGTAAAATTTacttataaattaatcaaagacATGAAAAAAAATCCTCTTATTATTGACATGGGAAAATACACATTCAAATATGTATTATTTGatgatttcataaaaaattatatttatatatggcaATGAAGCATATAAAACACACTATACATGGCTTGtgcatatataaatttatatttatatatactcaagGAATGCTATATTTACTTAACAAgtttttatttaggtttttttgaATTACATTGAGGTATTCAAGTCATCATCTACGTTATATATCCTTTCTtcaataaacttcaaatttaaatggtataaaccaacttcaaatttaaatggTATAAACCCCTATACTCTAAAAACCATAAAACATTATcacactttaaatcaaaattaactttatacccaaaataaaaaaaaaaaaaccactaaaaattagcaaaatctTAAGTCCTAAACTTTAAACCCTAAAAGAAAGGGGATTTATGGTTTATGTTTTAAGGTATGTATCtaagtatatatgttatatatcaATAAACCTTCGAATCCATTCTAATGATTTGGCAAAGATTTACCTTGATAATTAGCCTAGTTTTCCCATAGGCATGCATGCTGTTTACATTACTACGAGCATGCATGAGAACATATGAAGAAGATATATAAGAGAAGGCTTACACAAAGGAGGAGTTGTACGTAGACTTGACAGTGATCCAGGTGTAACCACCACTATAATCTCCCAAGTTGGAGTTATCTACCTTCACAGTCTGCTTAGCGACACCCATGACAatggtggccacaaatgttaGAAGCACTGCCAAGAACCTAACAATGAATCCCAGCAACTGTGTAGAGTTATTAGATGATGGTGCTGGCCTAGTTGCACTGTATACTTTGGTCTCAGTCTCCATGGGCGACCTTATAGCATGTACTTGAGCTTGAGTTGGAGCTTGAGCAGATCAAGTTTCCATTAATGATCTTGTTCAGCAACTGTTTATAGGAACTTGGAAATTATATAATCTAAAAGTTCATTCCTACATGCATGATTAATGTATTATGAAGTTCTTTATATAGGAATAGAAAGATATATGCATAGACTTGAGacttcatttgatttatttatggaGCATgagtgtgtgtttgtgtgtgtgtgtgtgtgtgtgtgtgagagagagagagagagagagagagagagagagcaaagtCTACTCTTGACTTTTGATATTGTACAATAAAGTGGGAGTTGATTCTGAGTTTTatcattggaaaaattattatataatgaaGACTTTGAATCAGTTATATTACCGAGTCATTGTTAACCTTATAATTGTATTGTATCTTCGTGCTCGTCTTCATTAACGGGTCAAAGATTATTGAGTGAAATAAGGAGTGATTGTAGTCAATGAGCTGGATGGATAAGGCCTACTTGCATTTTTGTACTCCGTTTGAAATGTTCAGAGAGGATGGATTGGTAGAATGTGCAAGGCATGAGGCATTTATAATCTGGTATTgttcccaaccaaacaccacataagatatatatatatatatataattttcttcaacAAATAGAGAGAGTATTTGTAAGAATACAAATGACATCAACCCTACAAACATGCACTTCATATATATGACCAAACTTGCAAATTCAAATAATGGAACTCCAAATGACCAACCAAAACAACACAATACAACACATTCATGCAACACACACTACTCTTCCATACTATATAAGACCTCCATAATCACCAcacatatgcatgcatgcaagcatacatcttcaaacatgaaattaaacataCCAACTTCTTAGCGGCTAGGCCGCTCATCTTGGCAAAAATACATACcaacttctcttcatcttcatcttagAGAAAAGAGTTGCGAAGAGAAACAATggcaagaagaacaagaagtgCATAAGCCAGTGAAGCAATCATAGATAAGACAATGGAGGCAGTGATATGACCACAGAACGTGCCCACATAGCCACAAATCTTCAAAATGCCCAAGTGAGCGTCTCCCTTTTCTAGAATTATTGCAACGGCCGCAGCGGCGCCATTGGTGGAGAAGAGAAAGATGAGCATGATCAGATCAGCAATGGAGATGAACACCTGCAAGTTCGTGAAGTTTGTTCTGTTTGCTATGGATAGTGCAAGGCTGAATGTGGAGTAGATAAAGGCTAGAGTGTTCACCACTATGAAGTACCTGTTCAATTTTCATGAAAtatgtaaaattatatatatatatatatatatatatatagtatattagTCTTCTCGCTCTAGAAAGAGCaatgggaatgggaatggggAAGAAAAGATTTATGTAAGTAGACTTGATAATTGGGATtaacaatttattatttgtaaatatacgtcttatttgattatataatttcatattttcaaatgtatatatatatatatttatatattccttAACTAATCATCCTATTTTTTGCAATGCGTTAACCACGTGAATTAATGCATGAAAgcatataaagaaaataaggtaAGGCTTACACCAAGGAGGAGTTGTAGGTAGATTTGACAGTGACCCAGGTGTAACCACCATCATAATCTCCCAAGTCGGAGTTATCTACCTTGACAGTCTGCTTAGCAACACCCATGACAATGGTGGCCACAAATGTAAGTTTCACCGCCAAAATCCTAATGATGAATCCCAGCAACTGTGTAGAGTTAGATGATGCTGCTACTGGCCTAGTAGCACTGTATACTTTGGTCTCAGTCTCCATAGGGGACCCTATAGAATGTACTTGAGCTTGAGTTGGAGCTTGAGCAGAAGCTTCCATTGATGATCTTGTTTAGCAACTGTTTATAGGGACTTGAAACTTCCAAGTTTATGGCCCTTCAACCATGAATGTATTATGTAGCTCTATTTATAGGAATAGAAAGACATATAGCAGTTGAgacttaatttgatttattgagGATGcatgtgtgagagagagagcttCTGGGCATTAGAGTTATGGTTTGACCTTGACTAATGGAAGAAGGACAGAGAATGACAGCAAAGTGCACTCTTGACTTTTGCTATGGTATAGTACAGTGGGAGTTGCCAGCTGACATGCTGGGTTTCTCATTGGAAAAAGTATTATATAATGGACTTTGAATCTATTTTATCACTAAGTCATTGCCAACTTgtaaatttaattgtattttcatcCTCATCTTCATGGGAGTTTAGTGGCTATCATGTTCATTAACGGGTCAAAGATTGTTGAGTGAACTAAGGAGCTGGATTGCAGCTAATGTGCTGATGTACATGTCCTGcttgcattttttttcctctgttTGAAACATTCAAAAGAGGATGAGTTGGTAGAATATGCAAGAAACGACCCatttatatctattattttgttttcattaataggTGACAAGTACCCATTTAAGAGATTGTTAAAAAGACATACAGATACGCTCCGTATGAACGTGCACCAATTACGGTgactatatattatttttatacttccATTTCAGCTTTTcttgtttaagtatatatatatatatatatatatggcattgCAGAAAACATACTTTTGGAAATTTATGACTGTAtgaataaaaccaaaaatttttccttttctaattgTGTGAGAAAGACCAACTTGTAGTAATTATATAGATAGTACATAGACAGATTAcagattataaaatatgaaaacatagaagtgactaaacatataaaatagttttagcTAAGCCATATTATTGGTCAGATTGAAGAAGAAGACCAACTTAttgtgtcttcttcttcttcttcttcttctagttaAGAAAACATACATGTTCTTAGTTAGACATCTTATTGTTGGAATATTGACTGAATTTCAGCATGTGAATGGAGAGGAAGAGAATGAGGCATGAGCTGATGTGAAGCACACTCACAGAATCCCGGAAAACAGGAGCTGATCTACAGCAGCATGCAACGTATACAGGGCTCATACCATGCATTAATATTTGGGGGCTGATGTCTTTGTTGAAGATGATTGAAGTGTTGCTGCTTGATGAAACCAGGAGGTGAGAAGATATGTCATAGTTGAAGTATGGTCTGTGGCTTTTGTGAATGTATCATCTTTAATGGATTAGTATTGAAGGGTATGTTGTTTGTATGTTTGCAAAAGAATTGATTATGTAGTGTCCAATGAGTGAATGGCATGTGAATGTTAAGTGGAGTCAAGTTAGCTGTTAAAGAGTTTGTTTGGTTCTCTATGTTGTTATTGGTGAATGAGATTCACCATGTCAGTAGTGGAGTCATGCATGTATGCAAGGAAAATGAGAAGGCTGAGCATTCtgttgcttttgtttttcttcagttttttcttcttcttcttttcttcttccgaTTCTTCAGACCAACAGTCttgttataattaatattagacAGGGCTAGTTATGAAGTGCTTGTACTGGAATATTTTGAGCTATATTTTGttgcctttgttttcttttcagtatATGTAATGTTTTAGTAGACTTTCTTCAAGTTAAGTGAAAAGTTATTTCTGGAGCAACTTCTCTTTGTGTGTGTTTATTCACTCAATTCACTTCCTCTCTTGTTGGTCTCCAGAGAGATACTCATACATCCTCTCTTGTCAATATTTGATGGTGAGGCCTACAAACACTGGACAATTAATTATGATGAGAACTCTTTCCCGTTCTCATGATTAGGTAGAAAGAGGAATCACTGAGCATGAAGATAAAGCAAGGTTGAAGGAACACAAAAAGATAGATGCTAAGGCTTTCTATTTGATTTAGCAAGCATTGAACTGGTCGTTGTTCTCCCGCATAGCTGCAGGCAACACTACGAAGGAAGCTTGGGAGCTACTGAGGAGGTAATATCAAGGGAACTCTAAAATTATGGCTGTGAAGTTGTTGACGTTGAGCCAAATGTTTGAGTCTTAGGATCAAAAGCAATGAACGGGTCTAAGACTATGTCTCTTGTGTTGTAGAGCTTGTTAACCAAATCAGGGGTTAAGGTGACACCATATCTGAAGCTATGGTGGCGGGAAGGTTCTAATGAGTATGGGGGTCAAGTATAATCATGTTGTAACAACCTCTGAAGAGTCAAAGGACATCACTGCATTCACTCTGAATGGGCTCACCGGCTCACTCCAAGCACATGAAGCTCGCTTGATTAGTTAAGCTGATCAAGTAGGGGAGAAGGTGGTCCATGTGAGAGGTGAACCCTCAACAGCTAAATAACCTAACCGGGCTCCTACTAGAGTTTGTGGGAGAGGCTCATTCAAGGGTATTGCCTGTGGGAGAGGGAGATGAAGGGAAGAAGAATAGAAGCATCAAGTTAATATTAGTGAACAGAGAGTGTTCAGAAGCAAAGGTCAGTGTCACTTGTGTAAAAGATATGAACATATCAAAGCTAATTGATGGTTCATGGAGAAACCAACAGACAAGGGAACTACTTTGGTAgcagaggagaaggagaaggaagtgATGAATTTGTTTATGGCGCACAGTCAGAGTGAGAAGAGTGCAAGTTCAGTATGGATAATTGATAATGGTAAACAACTTAAGCGGATTGAAGCCAATGACCTTCTGATCTATTGGTACATGGGTCACTGATGGAGCTCTCACCGAGTAATGAGAgctcgattctcggctgagggcatatttctgggagttgtgaatagtggttgtgtactgGTGGTTctagcgcccacgtgagcgtgGCCTcttccccacttgttccaccgaggcttgtgcatgtccctggggtctctagtgggttcgccccgctcctcttccccaaAACTTAAGCATATTGAAAGATCTTTTTGAGACCCTCGATGAATCACAGAAGCTGAGTGTCCTACTAGGAGACTACAAGGAGATCACAATAGAAGGCAAGGGAATGGTCGCCATTAGAACAAGAGATGGACGCATGAAGCTACTGTACAATGCATAGTACGCACATTCTCGCCTCGCCCATAACTTTCTCAGTGTGGGTCAGTTGCTCTCTAGAGGGTATGTTGTCATATTTGAAGGTGATGCTTCCCTCTAGAACTCTCAAGCATCGGGAGTGCCAACATGGCATTGGGAAAGCTCAGTGAACCTATGATGTGGTTTGggcattttaattattagtgttTGAAGCTGTTAAAGTTAAAAGCTATGGTGATGGTCTTCCAGACATTAGTAACTTGATTTCTATAACGAATGTGTTTTCGGGAAGCTTGAAAGGAATTTATTCGCCCATGAGGTTGGAAAATCTCAGAGAGCCACTGAACAATTGCAACGTGTTCTAGTGGATGTATTTGGACCAATGCACATTGAGTAAATAGGAGGAATAAATACTTTCTCTTATTGGTGGACTACTAAACATGTATGACTTAGATTTACTTTTCCAGGTCAAAGGGAGAAGCGTTTGAATGCTTTCTGAAATTTCAAGCACTGGTAGAGAGAGAATCTGGGAAGAAAATCAAGATCTTGCTAGAGGTGGAGAATTCCTCTCATGAGAGTTCAATGTGAGTTGACAGCCCCGTATGACCAACAACACAACCGCATAGTAAAGAGAAAAAACCGGATGATTGTTGAGAAAGCTTGCTGCATGTTGAAATGCAGCGGGTTACTAGCATCATTCTAGGTAGAAGCCACAACAATAGCTTTCTATTTGATTAATGTCTCGCCAACTGAAGCATTTCTCAATAAGACCTCATATGAGTTGTGGACTAGCGTAAAGCCATTTGTGATGCATTTAAAGGTGTTCAGATGCATAGCTTTTGTGCAAATTCTATCATAGAGATGTCACAAGCTTGATGATAAGTCAAAAAGGTGTATATTTATAGGCTACCACTTGAAGACTGATAGGATGCAAGTGTATCTGTCAATCGTGTAATAAAATGTGCTTGAAAGCAAGATGTTGGTGTATAAGGAACAATGAGAACACTAGTAGTAATCCTAGTTTTGAAAATTAGCCTGACCAATCAAGTGATATGTATgaacaaaagagagaaaaataaaaaatatagaataaagTAGGGGAGAAATCAGGGGAAGAAATGATGTCTGGGCATAGCATatctctagggttttataaagTACAGGACAAAAGTTGTCTAAAtatgtaatcctatttgaatcgaGAGGTTTCCTAAGTCATAGTAAACCCCTCATTGAGGATGAAGAGTAACTAATCTATGCATGAGCTGATACAATCATCCACACAACCACAATAACACTCTATGGAACCTCACTGTGAGCTAATGAGAATCTCTtaattaagtagataatctctcttatgaagagagattacccctattTCGAATACAtagtagagatgtgatttcttctaaaatttactcaacatgattgtaaagagcaCTGAGATAATTATTAACTCATTTAGGAGAATTGAGAGAGAcaggtctccaaagtaccctatttctagccttactcacaattccctctaatcacgaCATGTCTATGTTAGGTGGGTATTTTTACACGTCACAAAGCACATGAGTATAATAACTAGAGCTTtcaccacaatagcaatcaagtattcaaacaAACAATTAGATTCATATAGAATGGATTgtaataaagaaaacatgaatccAATAACCAACTTCAaaagataaaccctagagttcaaatATATctaaacatctaacaaattagctCTATATTAATGAAGGCCAACCATTCAAACAAAAAGACATGATGAGAAccattgaaaacataaaaaccacCCTTCTTAATCATACAAGAGATAGATCACTGGAAAACTCCAAGGAATCTTCTGCGAACGCTGCCAAGGATGAGCTTGActgctatttaaaaaaaaaaaagagcccaAAGGCttttattgagaaaataataataaaaaaaatacactttGTTGGGTCACCCCTTTAGCCCTAGAGATATGCCTCATTTATCCCTTAGCTTCACctccaagaaaagaataaaaaaaaaatacaaagatgccctaaaaatcttcATCAGATTTATTTATACTCGGTTGCTTACGGGCTGTTTATAGCCATATTGACGTGGATGcaaggagctggagaagatcGGTCACTAGCCTTACCAGAACACTAACGGCCATAAGTCCCattcgtaaggtcttctatctgTGTTATGGTCCAACTTATGGCCATAAATGATAGACTGTAAGTTTCACTTTGTTGTCCTTTGTGACCGCCCTTACAAGCATAAGTTCTAGTCATAAGCTCCAGTAGATGGTTCTTATCGGTATTCATACCGCTGTAAGCCATGCCCATAAGGTCCTTTGGTTTGACTCTGAACTCCCCATTACGGGTATAAGTATGCTAGTAAGGTTTTATTAAAAGTGCTTACGGCTTTAAGCCAGGCCTTAAGCTGCCTGTAAACCATTTTATTTTCCTTGCCCTTGTTCAATTTATGTCGAGAGAGCTCCAGCTTCTTCATTTAAGgtctaaaatgcttcttttggttcttgttggTGTGATTTATATAATGTAAGTGTATGCTAtcgcaaacaagtaatataatgataagagagtatcgttCCCACGAGGATTGAGCTTATTAATTACCAGAATTACTAACCttaattctacttgattaatgagattgaagaaatttaatttagaaaatctaattcaagaCTAGAGAAAGATAGttaaataagaagaaatcaatgtcaagagattctatggtttccgagttcacctagactaattccacctaCATCATCTAGTTtaatcaatcaatgtttgtttcttatgttgtcatcaaattttcctaaattacatattgatctttctcaagcatcaatagcatattccactagataagttaacatcatctctgagataactATGAACAtatggaactcattaagctctagaaatatataatgatgcatacaacctcataaatatctctatcttatgatgattgtatgatatttcaaccaagacctaattcaattatcacctctcagtcttaaatcaaattactaatcatgcaattgggatcaagcaatcacaagcattaagcatagattaaaatatccaacatagtcttgaaacaagcatcaattgaattaaacaaacatgaacctagggtttcatagtctggctacatcgtagccctagaaaaagtatttagaacataataattACAAAGTTTGACATATTaataaggttcataatcaaataaataaagaaaaactaaaaactaaagcctgACAATGATTTCACGCCGAATCTTCGCTCCCGGCCTCTTGATCACCGAAATTATCCTCCTTTTCGTCTCAACCCTAGCCCCTTTTATAGCTTAAAATCGGGCTAGCGCCTAGGCGCCAAAGACTATAACACCTAGGTGCTATACTTTCTGTTTTGCACTTCTTGATGTTGTAGCTCCTAAGCACTGCATGCTAGCGCCTAAGCGCTagattttctgttttgtttgttccctctttgttgaaactttgctcttcttcctccaattttgTACTTTAACgtgttcttccttcaaatcattctctttcttttctacaatgcaataacaataagattaggagtaaaattggttcaaaataatttcaatttaattcattatgagttaaagaaggtctatatattgagtgcaaattatactcatcgGCCTTCTCTCGTCTTTAAGTGCTACCTGAAGTCTGAGAATATAAGACACACTAAGTTTAGCACCGAATTCTACAATATGATCCTAATACaaccaaatgagtgtacaaaatgaaatgaaacaatAGAATATTGTATACTCATCAAAGACAAAAGCTTATAAGATGTGCAACCCCATTACATGCAAGCTTTTATTAGGTAGGGATGTGGTGTTTAGAGAAGAAGTTCACTAGGACTAGGATATAATTACTAATGCGCACT from Dioscorea cayenensis subsp. rotundata cultivar TDr96_F1 chromosome 7, TDr96_F1_v2_PseudoChromosome.rev07_lg8_w22 25.fasta, whole genome shotgun sequence carries:
- the LOC120264999 gene encoding CASP-like protein 1E1, with protein sequence MEASAQAPTQAQVHSIGSPMETETKVYSATRPVAASSNSTQLLGFIIRILAVKLTFVATIVMGVAKQTVKVDNSDLGDYDGGYTWVTVKSTYNSSLVYFIVVNTLAFIYSTFSLALSIANRTNFTNLQVFISIADLIMLIFLFSTNGAAAAVAIILEKGDAHLGILKICGYVGTFCGHITASIVLSMIASLAYALLVLLAIVSLRNSFL
- the LOC120264998 gene encoding CASP-like protein 1E1 — translated: METETKVYSATRPAPSSNNSTQLLGFIVRFLAVLLTFVATIVMGVAKQTVKVDNSNLGDYSGGYTWITVKSTYNSSFVYFIVVNTLAFAYSTLSLALSIANRINFSNLQVFITIADLIMLIFLFSTNGSAAAVSIILEKGDAHLGISKICGFVDTFCAHITASIVLSMIASLAYALLVLLAIVSLRNSSR